The genomic DNA CACCGCCGTCGTCCTGCACTGCACGGCCTTCGGGAGGTCCCTGTACGCGATCGGCGCGCAGGAGGACGCGGCCTACTTCGCGGGCATCCGGGTCAAGCGCATCAAACTGGTGCTGTTCGTCCTCGCGGGCTTCGTGGCCTCCTTCGCCGGAATCGTCTTCACCCTGCGGTACGGCAGCGCCCGCGCCGACAACGGGGTCGGACTCGAACTGGTGGTCATCGCCTCGGTGCTGCTCGGCGGGGTCGACTTCGACGGCGGGCGGGGCACCCTCGGCGGCGCGGTCGCCGGTGTGCTGCTGATCGGGCTGCTGAACAACCTCCTCACCCTCAACGACGTGTCCAACGAGATCCAGGTGATCGTCACCGGCCTGCTGCTGGTGGCCTCCGTCCTCACCCCGCGGGTCGTCGCCGCCGTCTCCGAGCGCCGCCACCGGCGCGCCGCGACCGCCTCCGCCTAGCTCCCCTTCCCACCCTCAACTCCCGCCCTCCGAAAGGGACGTCACCATGTCTGCGCACTCCCGCACGCGCCGCCGTGCCACCCTCACCGCCACAGCTGCGGCCTGCGTCCTCGCCGTCACGCTGGCCGGCTGCTCGGGCACCACCAAGAACGACACCAAGAACGATGCCAAGGAGGCGGCGAGCAGCGCCAAGGCCGACCCCGATGCACCGCTGAAGAAGGGCCTCAAGATCGCCTTTCTGCCGAAGCAGATCAACAACCCGTACGAGAAGATCGTCGACGACGCGGGGATCGGCGCGGTCAAGGAGTTCGGCGGCTCGGGCAAGGAGGTCGGCCCTTCCGACGCCAAGGCCTCCTCGCAGGTCTCGTACATCAACACCCTCATCCAGCAGCGCCAGGACGCGATCCTCATCGCCGCCAACGACCCCAACGCGGTGTGCGGCCCGCTCAAGCAGGCGATGAAGCAGGACATCAAGGTCGTCGCCTACGACTCCGACACCGCCAAGGACTGCCGCCAGCTGTTCATCAACCAGGCCAGTTCCGAGGAGATCGGCCGCAGTCAGGTCCAGCACCTCGCCGAGCAACTCGACCACAAGGGCGAGATCGCGATCCTCTCGGCCACGCAGAACGCGACGAACCAGAACACCTGGATCGGGTTCATGAAGGACGAGCTGAAGAAGCCCGAGTACAAGGACATGAAGCTGGTCAAGGTCGCCTACGGGGACGACGACGACCAGAAGTCCTTCCAGGAGACCCAGGGCCTGCTCAAGGCCTACCCGAAGCTGAAGGGGATCATCTCGCCCACCACCGTCGGCATCGCCGCCGCCGCCCGTTACATCAGCGACTCCAGCTACAAGGGCAAGGTCGTCATCAACGGCCTGGGCACGCCGAACCAGATGCGCAAGTACGTCAAGGACGGCACGGTCGAGCAGTTCTCCCTGTGGGACCCCAAGAAGCTCGGCTACCTCGGCTCGTACGCGGCCGCCGCTCTCGCCTCGGGCCAGATCACCGGTGCGGAGGGCGAGAAGTTCAAGGCGGGTGACCTCGGCGAGTACACCGTCGGCAAGGACGGCGAGGTCATCCTCGGCCCGCCGACCGTCTTCGACAAGAACAACATCGACGACTTCGACTTCTGAGTTCCGGGAGCGTCCGATGCAGCGCGTCTGCTTTCTGCTGAAGGTCCGGCAGGAGCGGCTCGAGGAGTACCGCGAGCGTCACGCGGCCGTATGGCCCGAGATGCTCGCGGCGCTCTCCGCCGCCGGTTGGCACAACTACTCGCTCTTTCTCCGGGAGGACGGCCTGCTGGTCGGCTACCTGGAGACCGAGGACTTCGCGGCAGCGCAGGCCGCAATGGCCGCCACGGACGTCAACACCCGCTGGCAGGCCGACATGGCGGGCTTCTTCGAAGCCCTGGACGGCGCCAAGCCGGACGAGGCGATGAAGCCGCTCACCGAAATCTTCCACCTCGATCGACCGTGATGACCCGGCACAGGAAGGGACCGACCGTGACCGCAAGGACTCCCGCCACCGCACGCAGGCCGAAGATCGGGCTCGTCGCGGGCGGACTCGGCGCCTACTGGCCCCAGTTCCCCGACCTCCTCCCGCAACTGCGGCGCTCCGCCGACCGCGTCACCGAGCGGATGCGGGAGTTCGACGCGGACGTCGTGGACGTGGGCTTCATCTCCGACGCCCAGGAGGGCGCCGTCGCGGCCGAGAAGCTCCGGGCCGAGGGCTGCGACCTGATCGTCGGGTTCCTCACCACCTATATGACCGCCACGATGCTGGTGCCCATCGCCCAGCGCAGCGGCGCCCCCGTACTCCTCATCAACCTCCAGCCCACGGAGGCCATGGACCACGCGTCCTTCGACACGGGCGCGTGGCTCGCCTACTGCGGTGCCTGCCCGCTTCCCGAAATGGCCGGTGCCTTCGAACGCGCGGGAGTTCCCTTCCGCTCCGTCTCGGGCCACCTGGAGGACGAGCGTGCCTGGCAGCGCATCGGCCGGTGGATCCGGACCGCGGGCGTACGGTCGGTGCTGCGGCACGGGCGGCACGGGCTGATGGGTCACCTCTACCCGGGCATGTACGACGTGTCCACCGACCTGACCATGGTCGCCGGCAACCTGGGCGGCCACGTCGAGGTCCTGGAGTTCGACGACCTGCGGGTGCGGGTCGAGAAGGCCGGGGACGAAGAGGTCGAGGCCAAACTCGCCGAGGTCGGCGAGGTGTTCGAGCTGGCCGAATCCGTTGACCAGGGCGACCTGGTCTGGGCCGCGCGGGTGTCCGTCGGACTCGACCGGCTCGTCGAGGACTTCGACCTGGACTCCCTGGCGTACTACCACCGCGGCCTCGACGGCGAGACCCACGAGCGGCTGGGGGCGGGCATGATCCTCGGCTCCTCCCTGCTGACCGCGCGCGGCGTGCCCACGTGCGGCGAGTACGAACTGCGCACCTCGCTCGCCATGCTGGTCGCGGACCGGCTGGGGGCGGGCGGTTCGTTCACCGAACTGCAGGCACTCAACTTCCGGGACGGCGTGGTGGAGATGGGCCACGACGGCCCGGGACACCTCGCCATCAGCGAACGGAAACCGCTGCTGCGGGGCCTGGGCGTCTACCACGGCAAGCGCGGCTGGGGCGTCTCGGTCGAGTTCGACGTCAGGCACGGCCCGGTCACCCTCGTCGGACTCGGCCAGTCCCGCGACGGCCGCTACCGGCTGATCGCCTCCGAGGGCGAGGTCGTCGGAGGTCCGCTGCTCCAGATCGGCAACACCACCTCGCGGGTGGACTTCGGAACCGACCCGGGGGAGTGGACGGACGCCTGGAGCGCGAGTGGAGTCGGCCACCACTGGGCACTGGCCACCGGCCGGCTGCTGCCCGAACTTCGGGCGCTGGCGGACCTCGTCGGCCTGGAGCTGGTGGAAGTCACCGGCCGATGACACCCTCGCGGGCCGGTTGGCGAGCCACCTGGTGGGCTGCCAGGACGTGGCGCGGGTCGTCGACGACAGGATCGATGAGGCGGTCCGCGCGGGCATCACCGTCGCGGCCGGGGTTGACGCGCCACAGGACGCCGAGCATGAGCAGGACGTGGTTCGGCGAGCCCGGCCGCACCCGGGGCGCGTGGCGGGCGCGGCGTGACGTCACCCGCGGTCACGCCAGGAAGGCGCCGAGCACTCCACCCATAATGGAGAAGTACGCGCCGCGGGCGGTGACCGTCACCCCAGGGGCACCACGCCGCCCGCACGATGCCCGCTGAGGCACAGAGGCGGTGGATGACACATGTGCGCACACGCCCGGCCCGGCGGGGTGCGGCCGGGACTGTCCTCAACAGGCCACTACGGTGAGGCGGTGTTCCGTCCCGAGCAGCCGGGGGAGGACGACCGTATCGACCTCGGCGCGCTCGTGTACGACGACGTCACGATGGCCCGTCTGCGGAGCCTGGGGGTCGGGCCGGGCTGGAACTGCCTCGACGTGGGAGCCGGCACCGGCACCGTCGCCCGGCGGCTGTTGTACGAGGCGGGCGTCGCGACCGTGCTCGCCGTCGACCGCGACGTACGTTTCCTCACCGCCCACCCCTTGCCCGGGCTCGGTGTCCTTGAGGCGGACATCGACGCCCCGGGGTTCGACCCCGGCCGGTTCCAGCTGGTCCACGCCCGATTCCTCCTGATGCACCTGCCTTCACGGCAGCGCCTGATCGCCGGGCTGGGCGAACTCCTGGCTCCAGGCGGGGTGCTGGTCCTCAGCGACGCCGTCGACCTGACCACCGCGACTGCGCCCGCGACGCCGTACACCCGGGTCATGCAGGCCATGTGGCAAGGGTTGCGGGACACCATCGGCACCGACGTCTCGTGGGTCCCCGAGTATCCACATCTGTTCCGCACCGCGGGGCTCGAGTCCGTCGCCGCCGAGATCCACGTACCGCCCCTGGTCCCCGGGAGCCCCATCAGCCGCTTCTGGGCCCGCAGCTGGGACCGGGCGAGGGAGGCGATCCTGGCCACCGGACTGGTGGACGACGCGACGGTCGACGCGGCGATCCGGTACCTCGACTCACCCGACTGCGCCGCGCTGTCGCCCGGAATGATCACGGCCTGGGGATGGAGACCCCAGGAGGCCATGCCTTCCTCCTCGGCGTGCGCCGATCAGGAACAGCGGCGCCGGGATGACTCCGGGGGCGGCCATACGTAGGGCAGCACGCCGGCCAGTCGATGCCCGCGTCCGACGCGGCCGCCGTACTCCTCGTCGATGACAAGGGCGCTCCGCGCCGATGCCTTGCGCACGCTGCCGCGTCGGGGTGAAGCGGAGCCGTGACAGCAGGGCACTCGTCCATCGCGCGGTAGCCCTCGACCGCCCGATCCGGACGAGAGTTCCTGGCCGGGGCCGATGCGGCTGTCGAGGCCCTTTCGATCACGTCGGGCGGGACACGGCGCACCGGCGCCGGCCGGCCACGCAGAGCGACGGCGAGCAGAACACTGCTCGCCGTCGCTCCGGACGCCGTGCGGGGCGCCGACGAAGCCGACGTCGCCATCCGGGCGGGGCGGAGCGGGTCCGCTGCGTCGACTCGGGGGTGCCGACACACTTCGGCACGAGCGGCGTCCGGCAGACACGGGACCACCTCAGAGGCTCAGCACGATCGCGGCCACCACGCCGCCGAGGCACAGAGCGAAGGCAGCTTCGCGCCAGCCGCCCTTCCCCCAGCGGAAGGGGCGGTCCAGGGCGAGCCGCCCGGGGCCGATGGCCGCGATGCCGAGTGCGACGACCGTTATGCACAGGTTGTACTCCATGCCACCGTCCTGGTCCCACAAACCGTGTGCCGCCGTAACGGTCGCCATGGCGTTGATCATCACACCGATCACGGCAGCCGCTGCCAGTGGCGTGAACAGTCCCAGAGCCAGTCCGAGGCCGCCGAGGAGCTCGGATCCGCCACCGATGACGGCGTAGACCTTCCCGGGGCGGTATCCCGTCGAGGCGAGCCACGCACCCGTGGCGGTGAGGCCGTCGCCACCGAACAGGCCGAAGAGCTTCTGGGCGCCGTGCCCTGCCATGAGCAGGCCGATCGTCACCCTGATGAGAAGCAGCGCGCAGTCGGCGGCGGACACTGCGGGCCGTGCCGCGGCGGAGGCGGGCTCGGGGGAGGCGCGAAGTTGTTCAGGGATGTACTTCACCGGGGGCTCTTCTCTGCTCCGAGGTCCCGCGGAGGTGCCGACCGACCACCGAGGACTCAGCAGGGCGGTTGTCTGGTCACCATGGCGCCTTCAAGGGCACTGCCATGTGTGGCGGACCGCGACGCAGCCGGAGCAGGAAGACAGCAGGACCACCGTCGGCGTCCTCGCGTCAGTCCGGTCAGGCCGCCGGTCGTTGTCTTTACGAACTGAGTGACATCGGCTTGTTGTCTTCCATCATTACGCCCTTTCGCCTCCTGTGCCGAGCCGGTTCGGATGCCCGGCCCGGGGGCGGGTGCGGACCGGCACGAGGGGCTCGGCGCGCCCGGTTTCTCCGCCGACGCACATCGGACCCTCGGCGCGCACGGGACCGAGCGGCGAGCCGATGCCCGGCCGTTCACCAGGCCGGGCCGGCCGGTGAGGGCGACCAGGCGGGACGCAACTGGTGCGTTCTTCATGCCGATACGGTGGAAGTTTTCCCCACCCCGCCCGGCGTGTGGCTTCAGTTCGCGTATAACTCTGGTGATTCCGACGACATGACAGGTGGTTCCGGGCGGTGGTCAGGCGCGTTCCGGCCCCGTCGCACCCGGCCGTCGCCGGTCCCAGTCCGACTCCGACTCGACGAGAGGACCGTTGATGGATGTGGAGAAGCGCCTGCGGGACGAGAACCCGGGCGATGACCTCGGTCGTGGGACGGCCGGGGTGAGCAGGCGGCGGTTCCTCGGATACGTCGTGGCGGGATCGACGCTCACGGTCGCCGCCCAGCTGGGAGAGGTGGTGCTGGCGCCGTCGCGGGCCGCCGCCGTCGTTCCCTCGGTGCCGGGGCCGTCCGAGGTATACGACCTCAACGACATGCTGACCCACGCCGCACTGCCCACGTCGAATCTGATCACGATCCGGATCGGTGCCGACGGCACGGCCTCCTTCGCCCTGCCGCGGGCGGAGGTCGGGCAGGGCATCACCACGTCCTCCGCGATGCTGATCGCCGAGGAGCTGGACCTCCCGCTGGAGAAGATATCGGTGACGCTGGCCGACGCCCGGCCGGAGCTGCTGTTCAACCAGCTCACCGGGGGCTCGAACACCACCATCTCCACCTTCACCCCGATCCGGGTGGCCGCGGCCGTGGCGCGAGGGCAGTTGCTGAAGGCCGCGGCTCTGGAGCTGGGTGAAGCGATCGGCTCCCTCACGGCGAAGGCCGGCGTCATCACCTCCCCGGCCGGGGCGAGCATCACCTACGGCGAGCTGGCGGTGAAGGCGGCCGCCCACGCGGACGGCCAGGTCGAGGTCACGCTCAAGGAGCCCTCGCAGTTCGAGGTCATCGGAACGGCGCAGCGGCGCATCGACGCCCTGGCTGCGGTGACGGGCCGCAAGAAGTTCGCGATGGACGTGCAGGTGCCCGGCGCCCTGCCCACGATGGTGTGCAGGCCGCCGACGATCAACGGCACGGTCCGCTCGGTGGAGAACCTCGACGAGGTCCGGACCATGCCGGGCATCACCGACGTCGCGCGGATCTCCACCGGCGTCGCCGTCCGTGGCCGTACGTTCGGGCAGTGCATCGACGCCGTCCGCGCCCTGAAGGTCACCTGGGCACCCGGCACTGCCGAAGGTGCTTCGGACACGACCGTCCTCAAGAAGCTGCGGGCAGCCGAACTTCCCCTCGTCGTACCGCCGCTGCCCCTCCTCACCAAGGCCGTCGACGCACGGTTCACCTTCCACTTCGCCAGCAACGGCGCCCTGGAGACCAACTGCGCCGTCGCGGACGTACGGGCGGACTCCGCCGAGATCTGGGCGAGTCTGAAGTCACCGAT from Streptomyces sp. NBC_01707 includes the following:
- the rhaS gene encoding rhamnose ABC transporter substrate-binding protein produces the protein MSAHSRTRRRATLTATAAACVLAVTLAGCSGTTKNDTKNDAKEAASSAKADPDAPLKKGLKIAFLPKQINNPYEKIVDDAGIGAVKEFGGSGKEVGPSDAKASSQVSYINTLIQQRQDAILIAANDPNAVCGPLKQAMKQDIKVVAYDSDTAKDCRQLFINQASSEEIGRSQVQHLAEQLDHKGEIAILSATQNATNQNTWIGFMKDELKKPEYKDMKLVKVAYGDDDDQKSFQETQGLLKAYPKLKGIISPTTVGIAAAARYISDSSYKGKVVINGLGTPNQMRKYVKDGTVEQFSLWDPKKLGYLGSYAAAALASGQITGAEGEKFKAGDLGEYTVGKDGEVILGPPTVFDKNNIDDFDF
- a CDS encoding L-rhamnose mutarotase; this translates as MQRVCFLLKVRQERLEEYRERHAAVWPEMLAALSAAGWHNYSLFLREDGLLVGYLETEDFAAAQAAMAATDVNTRWQADMAGFFEALDGAKPDEAMKPLTEIFHLDRP
- a CDS encoding arabinose isomerase — encoded protein: MTRHRKGPTVTARTPATARRPKIGLVAGGLGAYWPQFPDLLPQLRRSADRVTERMREFDADVVDVGFISDAQEGAVAAEKLRAEGCDLIVGFLTTYMTATMLVPIAQRSGAPVLLINLQPTEAMDHASFDTGAWLAYCGACPLPEMAGAFERAGVPFRSVSGHLEDERAWQRIGRWIRTAGVRSVLRHGRHGLMGHLYPGMYDVSTDLTMVAGNLGGHVEVLEFDDLRVRVEKAGDEEVEAKLAEVGEVFELAESVDQGDLVWAARVSVGLDRLVEDFDLDSLAYYHRGLDGETHERLGAGMILGSSLLTARGVPTCGEYELRTSLAMLVADRLGAGGSFTELQALNFRDGVVEMGHDGPGHLAISERKPLLRGLGVYHGKRGWGVSVEFDVRHGPVTLVGLGQSRDGRYRLIASEGEVVGGPLLQIGNTTSRVDFGTDPGEWTDAWSASGVGHHWALATGRLLPELRALADLVGLELVEVTGR
- a CDS encoding class I SAM-dependent methyltransferase; its protein translation is MCAHARPGGVRPGLSSTGHYGEAVFRPEQPGEDDRIDLGALVYDDVTMARLRSLGVGPGWNCLDVGAGTGTVARRLLYEAGVATVLAVDRDVRFLTAHPLPGLGVLEADIDAPGFDPGRFQLVHARFLLMHLPSRQRLIAGLGELLAPGGVLVLSDAVDLTTATAPATPYTRVMQAMWQGLRDTIGTDVSWVPEYPHLFRTAGLESVAAEIHVPPLVPGSPISRFWARSWDRAREAILATGLVDDATVDAAIRYLDSPDCAALSPGMITAWGWRPQEAMPSSSACADQEQRRRDDSGGGHT
- a CDS encoding DoxX family protein, with the translated sequence MPEQLRASPEPASAAARPAVSAADCALLLIRVTIGLLMAGHGAQKLFGLFGGDGLTATGAWLASTGYRPGKVYAVIGGGSELLGGLGLALGLFTPLAAAAVIGVMINAMATVTAAHGLWDQDGGMEYNLCITVVALGIAAIGPGRLALDRPFRWGKGGWREAAFALCLGGVVAAIVLSL